ACCAATGGGACAACACCCACGGTCGCGCCTTAACACTCGGCCTGTTTGCCGCGTGGTGGGACAAGCGCACAGCGAGAACGCCAGCGCTTAGGTCGTCATAGCGGCACGTCGATGGCGAGTGTGGCTTCCCACCACGCGAGCTTCTCGGTCAGAGAGTCCGCTTTGGGATGAGGCAGTCCGTCCCGCCGCGCGGCAAGCGCTGCGTCGGTCGAACTGCTCAACTTGACCCCGTTGCCGGATTGGGCTGAGAGAAGGCAAAACACTGAGTCCGATCGGCCAGCGCGATCGATCGCGACTCGGTTAAACCGGTCGACAGAGGCGCGTGCGCCTTGGGCCTGCGCCGGTGCGCGCAGTGGTTGCAAAACTCCACTGCCAATGAGGTCGACAGCCCAGACCGCAGTCGGGATATCGGCGGTCGAGCCAAGCAACTGCGGAATGGTCGACAAATCATCGATGCCGGCAGTGTCGGGTGTGAGCTCGCGGACTGCTTCCCCGTCGACCTCGAGATACCCAAAACCGCGTTTCCAGTCAATCGTCGCTGGCGGAGTAAGCCAACCCACTGGCGGATTCTCCACCCCCAGATCCAGCGGGGACCCCAACCGTGGGCCTGCGATCTGGTCCTGCGCGTCCTGGCGGAACAAGACGGTCCGAAAGCCCGGGTTCAGTACGAGTTCGCGCAGTCGGCTCGCGGAAACCGGACCTGGTGCGGATGCCGACAGTGCCGCAAGTTCGGCGTCGCGCCAGTTCAGCGTTAGCTCCTCACCGCTTGTCGTTCCGACGTAGCGCAATCCCCGGGTAGCCATCATTCGAACCACCTCATCGACCCAAAACTCCTGGTACGAGGGCACACCGAGGTCATGAACGATACTTCCTATTTCGCTGGTAAGGATGTCGCGGAGGGTCTGCCTGGTGACGGGATTAGACATCAGGAAGTCCGCACGGCTCTCGGCGAGTTCACGCAGGACAGCGACTGCCGTCTTCGCATAATCCTCCTGATCGATCGTTTCGGCCATCAGGCTTTGTGTGAGGTCGTGCAACGGAGCCAGACCTACGTGTCCTGGGGCCGAATCGAAACCCAGGTATGCCAAACCGCCGGGGCTCAGCCGACCCAACAGTTCTCGGAGCTGTTCACGGACAGGTTCGGGCACCCATGACAAGATCCCCCGTGCAGTGGCAATGTCTGGAGAGAAGTCGGTGTCTTTCAGTAGCTCAGCGAAGTCGGTGCAGCGCGCCTCAAGATTTTCCAACCCGGCTTCATCGCGGAGAGCTGCCAAGAACTCGCTGTGATGGGGATTGATATCCGCGCCAAGGCACCGCAACTCTGGATTTGCCGCTGCCACCGCTGCGACGGTGATGCCCGGACCGCAACCAAGGTCGACGTAGCTGCGCGGGAGCAGGTCAAATGTCTCTCCCCGGCATGTTCCAATCCAGAGCAGGGATGCAGGCGTTTGGTCGGGGATGAACTGAGCTGGATAGCTAAATTCGTGAAGGTAGCGTGTAACCACATGCCGATGATCGCACGCCGGTGTGAGGCTCTCAATTCCCCACAGGCCGACTCGGAATGGTGTCACAAGGATGAGTTGCACATGAATCGCGATTGTCGGCCGCTCCAATGAGTGATCGCGCCGTCTCGATCGGCAGCCGTGCTGACAGCAGGATGCTCACTGT
This Candidatus Nanopelagicales bacterium DNA region includes the following protein-coding sequences:
- a CDS encoding class I SAM-dependent methyltransferase, which encodes MVTRYLHEFSYPAQFIPDQTPASLLWIGTCRGETFDLLPRSYVDLGCGPGITVAAVAAANPELRCLGADINPHHSEFLAALRDEAGLENLEARCTDFAELLKDTDFSPDIATARGILSWVPEPVREQLRELLGRLSPGGLAYLGFDSAPGHVGLAPLHDLTQSLMAETIDQEDYAKTAVAVLRELAESRADFLMSNPVTRQTLRDILTSEIGSIVHDLGVPSYQEFWVDEVVRMMATRGLRYVGTTSGEELTLNWRDAELAALSASAPGPVSASRLRELVLNPGFRTVLFRQDAQDQIAGPRLGSPLDLGVENPPVGWLTPPATIDWKRGFGYLEVDGEAVRELTPDTAGIDDLSTIPQLLGSTADIPTAVWAVDLIGSGVLQPLRAPAQAQGARASVDRFNRVAIDRAGRSDSVFCLLSAQSGNGVKLSSSTDAALAARRDGLPHPKADSLTEKLAWWEATLAIDVPL